Within the Myxococcaceae bacterium JPH2 genome, the region TTCCGCGCGGAGTTCCTCGCGCAATGCCGCATCCAGGTTGGAGAGCGGCTCATCCAGCAGCAGCACGCGCGGGTTGGACACGAGCGCCCGAGCCAACGCCACGCGCTGAAGCTGGCCACCGGACAACTCATGCGGCATGCGCTCCGCGAACGCCTCGAGCCGAACCCAGCGCAGCGCGGTCCGCACCCGCTCGGAGATCTCACTCCGCGAGGTTCGCCGCAGCGCCAACGGATAGGCGACGTTCGCCTCGACCGAGCGGTTCGGCCACACGGCATAGCTCTGGAACACCATTCCCAGGCCGCGTCGCTCGGGAGGCACGCGGATGCCGGGGCCCGCGACCCGGGTTCCACCGATATCGATGGTGCCCTGATCCGGATGCTCCAGGCCCGCGATCATCCGCAGCGTCGTCGTCTTGCCGCAGCCGGATGGCCCGAGCAGCGACAGCAGCTCGCCCTCGCGAACCTCCAGGCTCAGCCCGCGAACCACCGGGGTCTTGCCATAGGCCTTCACCACGCCATCGAGCACGATGTTCGCCATCACCCCTCCACCGACGAACGAGGCCCGAGCGCGAGCACGCCGCGCCCCCCCAGCACCAGCGCGACCAGGACGCAGGCCAGCACCGCCGCGGAGGCCGGGTCGTCATAGCTCTGAAGCTCGAACAGCAGCGTGCCCAAGACCTGCGAGCCCGCGGGCACCAGCAGCACCGACATGGTCATCTCCGAGGCACAGGTGAGGAACGCGAGCACGAACGCCGAGACGATCGCGGGCCGCAGCACCGGCAGCGCCGCGTCTCGGAACGCACGCAGCGGCCCTGCCCCGCTCAACCGCGCCGCCTCGACGAGCGACACGTCGAGCTGCGCGAGCCCTTCGGAGCTGTTGCGCTCCCCCAGCGCCAGGTACTTCACCGCGTAGGCGATGAGCAGCAGCCACGGGGTGTGCGCCAGCGCGAGGACGAAGGCGACTCGCTCGAACGCGATGAACCGCCAGTCCCGCGAGAAGGCCACGAGCAGCGCCAGGGCCAGCACCGTGCCCGGCACGGAGAAGGGCCCCACTGACAACGCCTCCACCATCCCGCGTGAACGCCGGCGCAGCATGGCCGCGGCGAGACCGAACCCGCACACCAGCCCCCCTGCCCCCGTCGCCAGCATCAGGCTGTTGCCCAACGCACTGCGCGCCCGCTCACTCCACAGCACGCTTCCCCAGCGCGTGAAGGTCAGGGACGCCCAGGACAGCGGCGCGCCAAAGCTCCGCTGAAGCGACGTGAGCAACAGCGCCCCCAGCGGCAACACGATGAAGGCCGCGCACACCAGCGACACCGTGATGCCCCAAGGCACACGCGCCTTCCCGAGTGCCATCGGGCGAAGCGCCAGTCCCTTGCCGGCGCCCAGCCGCACACGTCCGCCTCGCCCCAACCACCGCATCACGCCCAGCGCGATGGGCGTCAGTCCCAGCAGCAGCGTGGCCAGCGCCATCGCACGGGGAAGTCCCTCCGAGCCTCCCATCAACACCAGCTCATAGATGCGGGTGGTCAACACGCGCGTTGGAGGTGAGGCTGAGACACCCAACAGATAGGGCACCCCAAACGACGAGGCGGTCAGCAGGAAGACCATGACCGCGCCGGACAGCACCGAGGGCAGCATCAAGGGCAGCGTCGCCGTCGTCAGCGCTCGGAACGGGGACGCCCCACACACGCGAGCCGCTTCCTCCAGGGCCGGGTCGATGCGACGAAGCGCGGCGGCGCCCGCCAGCAAGACAAAGGGCAGGCCCGAGAGCCCCTCCACGAAGGCGATGCCGCCCACCCCGTAGATGTCGAACGTGCCCGTCCCCCACAGCCGATTGAGATAGCCCGCGCGAGGGCTCGCGAGCGACAGCCAGCCCATGCCCCAGATGAACGCGGGGATCGCCGAGGGCAGCGTGAAGAGGACCGCGAACACGCGCCGGAGCGGCAGGTCCGTGCGGAACAACAGCAGCGCCAGCGGCGCTCCCAAGCCGAGCGCCAGCAGACTCGCGCCTGTCGAAATCATGAGCGTGTTGGACAGTGCGCCCCACTCGCTTCCCCAGGCCGTGCTCGACCGCGCGGTGAGGGATTCCAGCCCGCGGATCAACAACACGCCCAGAGGCCCCGCGCCAAAGAACAACACCGGCACCAGCCACGCGCCCAGCCCGAGCCGAGGGCCCCACGTCCCTTCGCGGGTCATCGGGCGAACGCCTGACTGAACGACGCCTTGATGGTCGTCCCGCGTGACAATCCCAGCTCCAACAGCTCGGGAGTCCACGGCTGCGCGCGCCCGAGCAGGGTCTCCACGCCCGCCTCGCCTCGCGGCCCTTCCAGCCGTGGATCCACGCCATGCATGTCCCCTCGCTCGATGATGATGCGCTGCCCTTCCGGCGAGAGAAGGAGGTCCACCAGGGCGCGAGCGGCGACGGGGTTGCGCGTCGATTGGAAGATGGCCACCGGGCCAGGGATGACGACCGCGCCATCCTCGGGCCAGCTCACGGCGACAGGACTTCCGCGAGCCCTCGCCGCGAGCACGTTCTCCAGCAGGACGACGCCCACGTCCACCTCGCCGCTCTCCACCTTCTGCAGTACGGCCGCGTTCCCACCGGCCACGAGCGCGCCGCGCGCCCGCAGCTCCGAGAAGAATCCCTCGCCATAGCGAGACCGCAGGAACACCGCCCAGGTGTAGGCCGTCCCGGAGGTGAGCGGATCTCCAATCGCGGCGCGGCCCGACCACGGACCTCTCGCCAGCGCCGCGAAGGACGGAGGCGGCGGCACCGAGTCCTCGCGATGGACGAGCACCATGGTGGACACCCGGGCCGCCGCGTAGCGCGCATCCAAGTCGAGCAACGGTCGAGGAACGCGCAGGACATTCGGCGACGCATACCGAAGGAAGGCGCCCTCCCGAGCGAGTCGCTCATAGAGGAACGGATCGGACGTCAGCAGCACGTCCGCGCGCACAGCTCCGGCGAGGCGCTCCGCCTCCAACCGGCTGGCCACCTTCTCGCTGCCTGCTTGATACCAGTGCACCTTCACGCCCGGCAGCCGCTGGGCCAGCAGGGGCGCCAGCGCGTCCAGCACGTGCTGGTACATCGACGTGTAGACCCACACGTCGCCCGTCGCGGCCTCCGTCGACGCCACGGGTCCCCCGCTCGCCGGCGCCGCGGACTCGATGCGGCACGACGCGAGCAGGAGGACCGCGAGCAGGGAGCAGACGCCTCGGAACCGCGTTCGGACGCGCATGGCGGGCGATGATGCACCACCCACGCGCCATCCTCACGTTCCGCCCGCGTCACCGCGGACAGGGAGCTACTTCGCGGCCACGTCGCGCGGGAACTGACCGCTGGCCACCAGCAGGTTCAGCCGGGCCTGGAGCACCGCGTCCTGGGCGAGCAGCGCATTCGTCTCGGCGTCTCGCGCCGTGCGCTCCGCGTCCACGACGTCCAGGTTCGTGGTGGCACCCGCGCGGTAGGCCTCGGTGGAGAGCTGGAGCGTCTCGCGCGCCGACTCCGCCGAGTGCCCCTGCTCCACCGCCGCGGCCGTCGCGCCTTGGAGCTGTTCGTCCGCCGAACGCACCTCACCCCGAGCCCGCTGCATCAAGGTGTCCAACGCGCCCCGGGCATCCGCCACCAGCGCCGCGCGCTCGCGCTTGGCGCCATAACGGAAGCCGCCGTCATAGAGCGGCACCGACAGCAGCACCTGGGCCTGGAAGCCCCACGTGGGCAGCGTGACGGTCTCCGGCGTCTGGAAGTACGGCTGCGCCGAAGCGGACACCGTGGGCATGAAGTCCGCCCAGCTCTCCTCGTAGGTGCGCTCGGCCAGCGAGAGCCGCGCGCGCTGCGAGGCGATGTCCTCGCGCTGCTCCACCGCCTTCAAGGCATCCGTGAGCGCGGGAGGCGAAGCCAGCACCGCATCTCCGGCCGCGTCGAGCGGACCATCCACGCCCACCGCCACACCGAGCGCCTCGCGCGAGCGATTCAACGCCGTGGCGGCGAGCTGCACGCGCGCCTCGTTGTCATACAGCTCGCGCTGCGCCCGAGCCTCATCCAACCGAGTGCCCAAGCCCTTCGAGCGCCGGGCCTGAGAGAACTCCAGATGCGCCCGCGCCGTGTCTCGCGCTTGCACGGCCACGGCCAGCAAGCGCCGCTGCAGCACGACGGACAGATAGGCCTGGGCCGCGCCCGAAGCGACCAGGCGCCGCACATCCGACTCACTGGCGCGCGCCACGTCCACGGCCTGCTTCGCGCGGCTCGCGGCGAGCCAGCGCTGGGGCGCCACCAAGGGCACGGTCAGGTTGAGGTTGGCATTGAACGCGCTGCCAGGCTGCACCACGCGATCGTTCTGCACGCGGTCCGCGTCCAACTGCGTGTACACGCCGTTGGCCGTGAGCACGGGCAGGAAGGCCGCGCGGGCCTCGGTCACCAAGGCCTGCGCTCGCGCCACCTGGGCCTTCGCCTGGGTGAGCGTCGGGTTGCGCGCGAGCGACTGCTGCACGGCGTCCTCGAACGTCAGGGCCGGGGCCTGCACCGTCGCGGGGACCTGCGTCGCCTCGGGAGCCGGGGTCGGGGTCGTCGGCGGCTCCCCCCGCGCCGCGCCGGACAGCAGCGCGGCGACCATCACTCCACCCTCCATCCACGCTCGCATCGCGCTCACCGCTTCTCCGCCGAGGCCAGCACCGCGTCCACCGGGCCGCCATCCGTCACGTCACTGCCCGCGTTGAGGGCGACCACTTCACCGCCCTGAAGCCCGCTGACGATCTGCGCGACCTTGCCGTCGTGTCGCCCCACCACCACCGGCACCACCCGCGCGCGCCCGTCCTGCACGACCGCGACGAACGGCTTGTCGGCGCGCATGAAGAGGGCCTCGGCGGGCACCATCGGATAGGGGCGAGCCTGCAGGTGGAGCGTGGCGTGGATGAAGCTGCCCGGGTACAGGCCCACGTCCTTGTTGTCGATGTCCACCTCGCACAGCATGGTGCGCGTGCGCGCATCCAGGTTGCGCGTCATGCGCGTCACCTTCGCCTCGAGCGTCTGTCCCGGGCGCTGATCCACCGACAGCGTGACCGCGTCGCCCTCGTGCACGGAGTCCGCGTCGTCCTGGCCCAGGTAGACGTAGACGCGCAGCTTGTCCATGTCCGCCAGGTCCAGCACCGGCTGGGCGCTCGTCGTCGAGCCCGTGGCGGCCGGAAGCAGCGCGCCCGTGTCCACGTAGCGCGCGGTGACGATTCCCTCGAATGGCGCGGTCAGCGTCCCATAGGCCTGGAGCGACTGGGCTCGCGCGAGGTTCGCCTCGGAGATCTTCACCCCCGCCTGCGCATCATCCACCTGCTGCTGGGAGCTGACGCCCGTCGAGACCAGCGACAGGTGCCGTTGCAGGAGCTGTCGCTTCACGTCCAGGTCCGCTCGCGCGGCGGCCACCTGCTGCTCGGTGTCGGGAGACTCGAGCGTGGCCAGCAGCTGGCCCTTCTTCACGCGGTCGCCCTTGTCCACGCGGATGTCGCGCAGGTAGCCGCTGACCTTGGCGTAGAGCGTGGCCTGAGCCCAGGCGCGGGCCTCGGCGGGCAGCGTGACGTCGCGGCCCGATGCGGCCAGGGTGACCTGGACGGCGCGCAGGCGAGGGCCGGCGGCCACGGCGGCGCGGCGAGACTCCGCCTCGCGGGCCTCGGCGTGGCTGCGCGTCGTGGCCAGGAACGCCACGCCACCGATGGCGACGCTGACGCTCACCACGCCCACCGCGAACAGGCCGCGCGCGGAGGGAGGTCGAGAGGGAGCAGGAGGCACCGGCTCAGGCGAGGGAGGGATGACGGGCACGGGAGCGGAACTCATGCGGAGTGACCTGGAGAGGAAGAAGGAAGGAGCGCGGCCTCGGCCTCGAAGCGCTTGTCCAACTCGTGCTGGCGAGGCGGCGCCTTGCGCAGGAGCGAGTAGACGACCGGGACCATGAACAGGGTGACGAAGGTGGCCACCGAGAGACCACCGATGACAGCTCGGCCCAGCGGCGCGTTCTGCTCACCCCCCTCGCCCAACGCCAACGCCATGGGCAGCATGCCGAGCACCATGGCGAGCGCCGTCATGAGGATGGGACGCAGTCGCGTACGCCCCGCCTCCAGCGCGGCCTCCAGCGCGCTGATGCCGCGCTCGCCGCGCACATCGTTGGCGAAGTTGACCAGGAGGATGGAGTTACTGACCGCGATGCCCACGGCCATGATGGAGCCCATGAAGGACTCCACGTTGAGCGTGGTGCCTGTCACGGCCAGCATCCAGAGGATGCCCACCAGCGCGCCGGGCACCGCGACCATGATGATGAACGGATCCAGCCAGCTCTGGAACAGCACGACCATGAGCAGATAGACGAGCACGATGGCCAGGAGGAGCCCGGTGCCCAGGCTCTTGAACGAGGTGAACATGCTCTCGCTCTGGCCTCGGATGGTGATGCGCGTCGTCTTGGGCACGTCCTTCAGGCCGCTGATGGCCTTCTGGATGTCGCGGGTGACGCTGCCCAGGTCCCGGCCCTCGGCGGAGGCCTGCACGTTGATGACGCGCTGAACGGTGGCGTGGTTGATGAGGGCCTTGTCCTGCGTGGCCCGCATCGAGGCGATGCTCCCCAGATAGAGCGTGGTGCTGGAGCTCGCGTCCCCCACCCCGCGGCTCGGAGTCTGTCGAAGCGGCGCCGTGCCCCCCGCCACGGGCGTGGTCATCAGGTCGTTGACGCTCTGCATCTGCACGAGCGGCGTCTGCACCACGACGGGGTAGTTCACGTTGTTCTGCGGGCTCAACCAGAAGGACGGCGACACCGTGGAGCTGGACGACAGCGTGGTGAGCAGGTTGTTGGCCACATCGCGCTGGGTGATGCCGACCTGGGCGGCGCGCACGCGGTCCGTCACCACCTGGATGGCGGGATGGTCCAACACCTGGGCGATGCGCACGTCCGCGGTACCCGGGATCTCGCGCATGCGGTCGCGCAGCTCGCGCGCCAGCAGGAAGGACTTGTCCAGGTCGCTGCCTTCAATCTGCACGTCGATGGGCGCCGACAGGCCGAAGTTGAGCACCTGGCTGACGATGTCCGGCGCCTGGAAGTAGGCGCTCACGCCGGGGAAGTCCTTCGCCAGCATCTCGCGGATGGCCTGCATGTACAGGCGCGTGGGGTGGTGATGCGCCTTCAGCGCGATGAGCACCTCCGCGTCCTGGCTCCCGATGTTGTCCGTGGGGACGAGCGCCAGGTTGAAGGAGATGGGCAGGCCCAGGTTGTCGTTGATGGTCTCCAGCTCATCCTCCGGGATGAGGTCCCGGATGCGCTGCTCCACCGCGTCGACGATCTCTTCGGTCGTCTCCAGCCGCGTGCCGATGGGCGCGCGCACGTGCAGGCGCATCTGGCCGGCATCCACCGAGGGGAAGAAGTCGAAGCCCACGACGAACGGCAGGACCGCGGTGGCGCCCACCAAGAGCGCCGCGCACCCGAGGACGAAGCCCCGATGTGCCAGCACCATGGACAGGGCCCGGCCATACACGTCCGTGAAGCGATCGAAGTGACGGTCGCGCCAGGCATTGAAGCGGCCCCAGATGCCCCGGGCGGCCTCGGGCCCATGGGCCTCGTGCTCCAGGAGCTGGCGCGCCAGCGTGGGCACCAAGGTCCGGCTGAGCACGTAGCTGGCGAGCATCGAGATGACCACCGACAGCGCCAGCGGCGTGAAGAGGAAGCGCGCGGGCCCCACCAGCAGCACCACCGGGAAGAACACGATGCAGATGGTCAGGGTGGCCGCCAGCGCGGGCGTGGCGATCTGCTCGGCGCCGATGAGGATGGCGGGCGTCAGCGGCATCCCCAGCGTGCGGTGCCGGTGGATGTTCTCCACGGCCACCGTCGCGTCATCCACGAGCATCCCGATGGCGAGCGCCAGTCCGCCCAGCGTCATGATGTTGAACGTGTGGCCCAAGAGGAACAGGCCCGTCACGCCCACGGCCATGGCCAGCGGGATGGACGTGGACACCAGCAACATGCTGCGCCAGCTCCCCAGGAACAGGAGGATCATCACCGACACCAGCACCGAGCTGATGAGCGCCTCATGCAGCACGTTCATCACGGCGGCGCGCACGAACACGGACTGATCGAAGTCGATCTTCAGCTCCATGCCCTCGGGCGCCGCCGCCTTGAGCTGGGGCAGCAGCTCTCGCGAGGCGTCCACCACCGCCAGAGTGGAGGCGTTGGCGTGCTTGAGCAGCGACAGGTAGGTGGCGCGCTTGCCGTTGACCCGCGCGATGTTGGTCTGCACGGCGAAGCCGTCATGCACGAACCCCACGTCGCGCAGATATACGGGCGCGCCGTCCACCACCTTCACGGGCAGGGCGTTGAACTCATCGACGGTGGTGGGGCTGGAGTTGAGCTTGACGTTGTACTCGGTGTTGCCGATCTGCGCGGTGCCCGCGGGCACGAGCACGTTGGACTGGAGCAGCGCCTGCACCACGTCCTGCGGCGTGAGCCCCTTGGCCGCCACCTTCGCCGGATCCACGTCCACCATGATCTGCCGGGCCTTGCCACCATACGGTGACGGAATGGACATGCCCGGGATGGTGAACAGCTTGATGCGCAGGAAGTTCAGGCCGTAGTCATAGAGCTGCTGCTCGGACAGGTTCTGGCTGGAGACGGTGAGCTGGGCCACCGGCACGTTGGACGCGTTGTAGCGGATGACGTTGGGCGGGCTGATGCCAGGGGGCATGAGCCGGCTGGCCGTCTGCGACACGCTGGCGATCTGCGCGATGGCCGCGCCGATGTCCGCGTCCTGCTCGAAGTAGACCTTGAGGATGCCGATGCCGGAGATCGACTGCGAGTCGATGTGGCTGATGCCATCCACCGTCGTCGAGTAGGCGCGCTCGCTGATGAGCACCACGCGTCGCTCGATGTCCTCGGCGGACATGCCCGGATAACTCCAGACCACCATGACGACCGGGATGTCGATGGCAGGAAAGATGTCCACCTTCATCCGGGCCGCGGACATCACTCCCGCCAGGAGGATGAGCGCGGACATCACGGCAATGGTGTAGGGGCGCCGTAGCGCCAGCCGCACGATCCACACGGAATGGCAACTCCCGGGAGCGCCTGTCACGCCTCGGTGTCACCACCGCGCGCGAAACGCTCCCTGTTGAATGCCGTGCTAAATGCGCTCCGAGTCCGTCCGCGTCCAATACTTTGGGGACGCGACTTCAATACTTCGGAGATATCGAAACCACGTTCCCCGAGCGGCGCGCCTCGTGGACCGCCGCCGCTTCGCGGGCCACGTTGAGGAACGCCTGCACGAGCGGAGAACGGTCCCCCTGCCGCCACGCCAGGGTGAGGTCCACTCGCGGCGCGGGATCCGTGATGGGGCGGAACACCACGCCTTCACGCTGGAGCACCTGATACGTGGCGGGCACCATCGTCACGCCCATGCCTCCGGCCACCAGTGCGATGCGCGCGTGAAGCTCCGTCGCCTGCTGGGCGATGCGGGGCGTGATTCCGTGCAGAGCACAGGCCTGCATGATGAGGTCATGCAGCGTCCCACAGCCGCTGTGTCGAGGAGGCAACACCACCGGCTCGCGGGCCAGGTCCACCAGGTCCACCCGCGCGCGAGAGGCCAGCGCATGCCCCTCCGGCAGCACGGCGACCAGCTCCTCGGCCAGCAGGGGCTCCAGGCACAGGCCGTTCACCTCGCTCGTCGACCGCAGCAGGCCCACCTGCAGGGAGTCCTGGAGGAGCGCCTGCACCTGGTCGGGCGTGCGCAGCTCCACGAGGTGCAGCTCCACGTCGGGGTATTGCCGGCGGAAGGCTCGCAGCAGCGTGGGGAAGAAGTGGAACGCCACCGAGCCCACGAAGCCCACGGACAGGTGCCCGGAGTCCCCCCGCGCGGCCTTCTGGGCGGCTCGCGCGGCGTGCTCGGCCTGCTCGAGGACCATGCGCGCCTCCCGAAGGAACGCCGCGCCCGCCTCGGTGAGCTTCACCTGGCGCCGCTGGCTGCGCTCCAGCAGGAGCACGCCCAGGTCCTCTTCCAGACGGCGGATCTGCTGGCTCAGCGGGGGCTGCGCCATGTGCAGCCGGGCCGCCGCGCGTCCGAAGTGGAGCTCCTCCGCGACCGCGATGAAGTAGTGCAGGTGGCGCAGTTCCATGGCCTGCACCTATACGGGAGCCCGCCCGCGCCGTCACGCGCCGCCCGGACGCTCCGCGTGCGCCTCCCTCCCAGGCCCTAGAAGGCGGGCATCTATCCAGGCCCTCACACGTCCATCCACTCCCGAGTCGAGGGCCCCTGTCAGGACGGGAACGTGGTAGGCGAGTTCGGGTATGCTCCCAGGCCCGTGAGGGGCCCCCGGAGGGAGCCCCAAAGGCTGTTTTCCGAACCGTGTCCGGCCCGAGAGGCCGGCACCCGCCAGAAAGGCTTTGTCGATGAAGCACATGGGACGTGTTGGATTGGTGCTCGGGGTGCTGGCCCTGAGCGGCATGACGGGCTGCAAGAACGAGCAAGAGGAGCAGGCGAACTCCCACCGCATCGCCGGCACCAACTTCCTGGCGGACAAGAAGTACGCCGAGGCCATCAAGGAGTACGAGCTGTCGCTCCAGGCCAACCCGAACCAGGAGAAGGTCTGGGAGAAGAAGGCCTTCGCGCACCTGCAGGCGGGCGACCCGGCCGCGGCGGCGACCTCGGCGCTCAAGCTCCTCGAGTTCCGCAAGGAGCCCGCCCAGAAGGCGGAGGTCTACCGGAACATCGCCGGCTTCTACATGCAGGGCGGTCCGCTGGAGAAGGCCGAGGAGTACTTCAACGAGGCGCTGAAGATCGATCCGAAGGACGAGGCCTCGCTTGGCTGGATCGCGGAGATCTACTCGCAGAAGGGCGGCGCGCGCTCCATGACCGCGCCCCTCGTCCCCGAGCACCTCGACAAGGCGCTCCAGTATTACGACAAGGTCCTGGCCGTGAACCCGAACTCGGCCAACACGTACCTCAACAAGCGCATCGTCATGTTGAAGTACATCCAGTACGAGACGGACCAGAAGGACGCGGCCCTCTCCGAGGCCGCCGAGAACGCCAAGGACGCCGCCATCGTGGCCGAGGCCAAGGCGCGCGCGGACCAGCACCAGGCCCGCGTCGAGGAGTTCAAGAAGCAGTTCGACGAGGTGAACAAGAAGTTCGGCGACCTCGCCAAGGCCGCCAAGGGGCAGGCCGCCGCGAAGCCGTAAGCCTCGCTGTCGCACCGTGACACCCGGGCCCGGAGTCCCGAGGCAGCCGCCTCGGTGCTTCCGGGCCCTGTCGCATCCTCAGGACTCTTGAGGACCGGTGCGCTCCGCGCCCGCCGCCATCCCCGATGCCACCTCGGCCGGGATGATGCCCAGGCGCGTGTAGATGGGGCGGACGTGCTCGCGCAGCGACGGCAGTCGCCAACGGAACAGCGCCGCGGCCACGATGCACGCCGCGCCCCCCAGCGCGATGGTGATGGGCGCCCCGACCCTCGACGCGAGCGAGCCAGCCAGCAGGCTGCCAAAGGGCACCGTCCCCATGAAGGCCATGGAGTAGAAGCTCATGACGCGGCCGCGCATGCGCTCCTCCACGATGGTCTGCAGGACGGTGTTGCACGCGGCCATCGTCACCATCATCCCGAAGCCCGTGGCCACGAGCGTCACCAGCGACAACACCAGCCCTCGTGACAGCGAGAACGCGAGCTGCCCCACGCCGAACACCGCCGCGGTGGTGACGATGACGCGGCCCAGGCCTCGAACGGAGCGGCGCGACGCGAGGTAGACGGCGCCGATGAGCGCGCCCAGCCCCGAGGCCGCCATGAGCCAGCCCATCACGTTCGCCCCGCCCTGGAGCACCTTCGAGGCGATGACAGGCATCAGCACCGTGTAGGGCGTGCCCATGAGGCTCATCATCGCGAGGAGCAGGAGCACCGTGCGGATGGGCGGGAAGTGGTAGGCGTAGCGGAAGCCCTCGCGAAGCTCGGAGAGCACGTGCTGGTGCTCCGCGTTCGGCGTCCGCGGGCGCACGCGCATGGCGAGCAGCGAGGCGATCACCGCCAGGTAGCTGAACCCGTCGATGAGGAAGCAGCCGCCCTCCCCCACCGCCGCCACGAGCGCGCCCGCCACCGAGGGCCCCAGCAGTCGCGCCGCGTTGAACATGCTGGAGTTGAGCGCGATGGCGTTGGGCAGGTCCTCGCGCGCGTCGATCATCTCCACCACGAACGACTGTCGCGCGGGGATGTCGAAGGCGTTGATGACGCCCTGAATCACGCTCAACACGAGGATGTGCCACACGGCGATGACGCCCGAGAGGGCCAGGGCCGCCAGCGCGAACGACTGGAGCATCGCCAGCACCTGCGTCCACACCAGCACACGGTGCCGATTCCACCGGTCCGCCAGCACGCCCGCGAATGGCGCGACCAGGAACGTGGGGAGCTGTCCGCAGAAGCCCACCACGCCCAGCAACATCGCCGAGCCGCTCAAGCGGTACACCAGCCAGCTCGTCGCCACCCGCGTGAGCCACGTCCCGATGAGCGAGACGCTCTGCCCTGAGAAGAAGAGGCGGTAGTTGCGGTGACCCAGCGCTCGCAGCATGAACCGCCAGTCGCTCGCAGCCCGCTCTGCCGCCATGGTGCTCCGCTCCTCCGCGCTGGGTGCCGACGAAGTCAGAAGCTAACGCCGCCGACCGCCTCCCAGCACGAGCAAGGCGAGTCCGCCCACCAGGGCCGCACCGCCGCCCGCCAGATAGCCCGTCGTCGTGTCGCTGTTGCGGCCGGTGAGCAGCTCCGTTGCGCGCTCCGACAAGGAGTCACGGGCTTTCATTCCCGTCCACAACAGCACGCCCCCGACCACGACGAGCATCAATCCCACGACGCGGGCAGCACCCACATGTCCTCCTTGCTGGTTCCCCGTGGGACGCGCAGCCCCTCAGGGTCGGTCCGACTCGGGTCAGCGCTTGCGCCCGGGCGACTTCTTGGAGCGTCCCACGGACTTCTTCGGCGCGCGCGACTTTCCACCGGGCGACTTCTTCGGCCCGCTGGCCTTCACCTTCTTGCCCTTGCGCGGCGGAGATGCCCCCGTGTCACGCGGAGCCCATCCACCCGAGTCCTCCGGCCCCCGTGCCTCCGTGCCCACTTCTCGCCCGCGCGACGCATCCCACTTGCGCTGCGAGGCCAGGGCCCGGATGCGGTCGAAGCCCGGGTGCGGCGAGGGCGACGTCTCCCCCGAGGAACCCGACCCCGCGACAGGAGCCTCGGGAGCGGACTCGACGGAAACAGGAGGCTCACTGGGCTCGGCGGGAACGGCCGCCGGGCGCACGAACATGCGCCGCTTCGGCGTCGTGGGCGCGGGCGTGGCATCCATCCCCGGCCAACGAGTCGTGGACTCCTCCGCGTCCACGGGACGCGCGCGTGGCCCTCGCGCGGGCGCGGCATCTTCGCGACGACCCTCGCGGCTGAAACGCCCGCGAGGCCGCGCGGGCTCGGCCCACGGAAGGGCCTCCGCGACGGGCACGGGAAGCGCCTCGAGCGCCTGCGCCGCATCCAGCTCCTCCGGAGACGGCATCGAGGGCTGCACTTCCTTCGCGGCCTCACGCTCACGGCGGCCCGGTCGCTTCGCACGCTCGCCAGGGCGGTGCGTGGGCGCG harbors:
- a CDS encoding DUF3185 family protein; protein product: MGAARVVGLMLVVVGGVLLWTGMKARDSLSERATELLTGRNSDTTTGYLAGGGAALVGGLALLVLGGGRRR
- a CDS encoding MFS transporter, yielding MLRALGHRNYRLFFSGQSVSLIGTWLTRVATSWLVYRLSGSAMLLGVVGFCGQLPTFLVAPFAGVLADRWNRHRVLVWTQVLAMLQSFALAALALSGVIAVWHILVLSVIQGVINAFDIPARQSFVVEMIDAREDLPNAIALNSSMFNAARLLGPSVAGALVAAVGEGGCFLIDGFSYLAVIASLLAMRVRPRTPNAEHQHVLSELREGFRYAYHFPPIRTVLLLLAMMSLMGTPYTVLMPVIASKVLQGGANVMGWLMAASGLGALIGAVYLASRRSVRGLGRVIVTTAAVFGVGQLAFSLSRGLVLSLVTLVATGFGMMVTMAACNTVLQTIVEERMRGRVMSFYSMAFMGTVPFGSLLAGSLASRVGAPITIALGGAACIVAAALFRWRLPSLREHVRPIYTRLGIIPAEVASGMAAGAERTGPQES
- a CDS encoding efflux RND transporter permease subunit — its product is MWIVRLALRRPYTIAVMSALILLAGVMSAARMKVDIFPAIDIPVVMVVWSYPGMSAEDIERRVVLISERAYSTTVDGISHIDSQSISGIGILKVYFEQDADIGAAIAQIASVSQTASRLMPPGISPPNVIRYNASNVPVAQLTVSSQNLSEQQLYDYGLNFLRIKLFTIPGMSIPSPYGGKARQIMVDVDPAKVAAKGLTPQDVVQALLQSNVLVPAGTAQIGNTEYNVKLNSSPTTVDEFNALPVKVVDGAPVYLRDVGFVHDGFAVQTNIARVNGKRATYLSLLKHANASTLAVVDASRELLPQLKAAAPEGMELKIDFDQSVFVRAAVMNVLHEALISSVLVSVMILLFLGSWRSMLLVSTSIPLAMAVGVTGLFLLGHTFNIMTLGGLALAIGMLVDDATVAVENIHRHRTLGMPLTPAILIGAEQIATPALAATLTICIVFFPVVLLVGPARFLFTPLALSVVISMLASYVLSRTLVPTLARQLLEHEAHGPEAARGIWGRFNAWRDRHFDRFTDVYGRALSMVLAHRGFVLGCAALLVGATAVLPFVVGFDFFPSVDAGQMRLHVRAPIGTRLETTEEIVDAVEQRIRDLIPEDELETINDNLGLPISFNLALVPTDNIGSQDAEVLIALKAHHHPTRLYMQAIREMLAKDFPGVSAYFQAPDIVSQVLNFGLSAPIDVQIEGSDLDKSFLLARELRDRMREIPGTADVRIAQVLDHPAIQVVTDRVRAAQVGITQRDVANNLLTTLSSSSTVSPSFWLSPQNNVNYPVVVQTPLVQMQSVNDLMTTPVAGGTAPLRQTPSRGVGDASSSTTLYLGSIASMRATQDKALINHATVQRVINVQASAEGRDLGSVTRDIQKAISGLKDVPKTTRITIRGQSESMFTSFKSLGTGLLLAIVLVYLLMVVLFQSWLDPFIIMVAVPGALVGILWMLAVTGTTLNVESFMGSIMAVGIAVSNSILLVNFANDVRGERGISALEAALEAGRTRLRPILMTALAMVLGMLPMALALGEGGEQNAPLGRAVIGGLSVATFVTLFMVPVVYSLLRKAPPRQHELDKRFEAEAALLPSSSPGHSA
- a CDS encoding LysR family transcriptional regulator; amino-acid sequence: MELRHLHYFIAVAEELHFGRAAARLHMAQPPLSQQIRRLEEDLGVLLLERSQRRQVKLTEAGAAFLREARMVLEQAEHAARAAQKAARGDSGHLSVGFVGSVAFHFFPTLLRAFRRQYPDVELHLVELRTPDQVQALLQDSLQVGLLRSTSEVNGLCLEPLLAEELVAVLPEGHALASRARVDLVDLAREPVVLPPRHSGCGTLHDLIMQACALHGITPRIAQQATELHARIALVAGGMGVTMVPATYQVLQREGVVFRPITDPAPRVDLTLAWRQGDRSPLVQAFLNVAREAAAVHEARRSGNVVSISPKY